From Syngnathus scovelli strain Florida chromosome 14, RoL_Ssco_1.2, whole genome shotgun sequence, one genomic window encodes:
- the ddx24 gene encoding ATP-dependent RNA helicase DDX24 — translation MNTNKTKKKRKIFARPKPKKRSIQMTGKWKAVDLDPELCSEEGILDSLVCFEELTNYRVVDINKLSAETQNEPEDGKKKGKKRKSREVEEVIEKESEKSVAPAKKKKKKNILRNESTQNETMQEDASEEEELKTDQDDPSEAALATTNLDQPKLKVKTKLKKKKKKQRQNDGRQHPNTNLNKDQRPKKQQNNWSKAALSGFEGENVDMSAWKDLFVPPLVLKALSSLGFASPTPIQALVLPPAIRDRLDILGAAETGSGKTLAFGIPMIHNILNWKEHVENDKDDGVDPDKAHGSLTESPEADPEERGEEEGSISGKADEEEGSISGQGDKGESAEDDNEENSDSDDGDQDQDGKLGCVKVIDDVEFDVDTNAGKKNQARPLLGLVLTPTRELAVQVKHHIDAVAKFTGIKTAIIVGGMAQQKQRRLLNHRPEIIIATPGRLWDLIKEKHPHLLNLKQLKSLVIDEADRMVERGHFAELDSLLEMLNTTQLNPKRQNFVFSATLTMIHNLPMRVLQKKKKEQLTDKVALLMAKVGINSKPKVVDLTRKQATAETLTETQIHCQKEDKDFFLYYFLLQYPGRTMVFANSIDCIKRLNSLLNILDYTPLPLHANMHQKQRLKNLERFAEKESCVLLTTDVAARGLDIPNVQHVIHYQVPRTSETYVHRSGRTARATNEGLSLLLIGPDDVMNFKKIYKNLEKDEELPRFPVELHFMEAIKERVNLARQIEKVEFYNSRQKQHNSWFKQAAEAMEIDLDEDLLLGNGRDDDDRGQQKMVKGMKKHLKQLLSQPVFKSLTKTKYPTEMGRLSLANLPIRGEQSALMSVSAQKNEKTGPPQHQKRKEKKRRH, via the exons ATGAACACAAATAAGACAAAAAAGAAGCGAAAGATCTTCGCGCGACCCAAGCCGAAAAAACGGAGCATTCAAATGACGGGCAAATGGAAGGCGGTGGATTTAGATCCCGAACTTTGTTCCGAAGAGGGCATTCTGGACAGTCTGGTTTGTTTTGAAGAACTGACAAATTACCGCGTGGTGGATATCAATAAGCTTTCAGCTGAGACACAGAATGAACCCGAAGatggaaagaaaaaaggaaagaaaagaaagtcaaGGGAAGTTGAAGAGGTGATCGAAAaagaatcagaaaagtctgttgcACCtgccaagaaaaagaaaaaaaagaacattttaaGAAACGAATCTACTCAAAATGAGACAATGCAGGAGGATGCAAGTGAGGAAGAGGAACTGAAAACTGATCAAGATGATCCATCCGAAGCTGCACTAGCCACTACTAACTTAGATCAACCAAAACTTAAGGTTAAgactaaattaaaaaagaaaaagaagaaacaaagacaaaatgacggACGACAACATCCCAACACCAATCTGAATAAAGACCAAAGGCCCAAAAAACAACAGAATAACTGGAGCAAAGCTGCCCTTTCTGGTTTTGAAGGGGAAAACGTTGATATGAGTGCATGGAAAGACCTGTTCGTACCACCTCTTGTATTGAAGGCCCTCAGCAGCCTTGGTTTTGCATCACCGACCCCAATTCAAGCCCTGGTGCTCCCTCCAGCCATCCGAGATCGTTTGGATATTTTAGGAGCGGCCGAGACAG GAAGTGGTAAAACATTAGCATTTGGCATTCCCATGATCCATAACATCCTGAATTGGAAGGAACATGTTGAAAATGACAAGGACGATGGCGTGGATCCAGACAAGGCACATGGGAGTTTGACAGAGTCCCCTGAAGCTGATCCTGAGGAGCGGGGCGAGGAAGAAGGAAGTATCAGCGGGAAGGCTGACGAGGAAGAAGGAAGTATCAGCGGGCAGGGTGACAAAGGAGAATCTGCGGAAGATGACAATGAGGAAAACAGTGATTCTGACGATGGCGATCAAGATCAGGATGGAAAGCTTGGTTGCGTGAAGGTCATCGACGATGTTGAGTTTGACGTAGACACCAATGCGGGGAAGAAGAACCAGGCTCGACCTCTGCTGGGATTGGTCCTCACCCCCACCAGGGAGTTGGCAGTCCAAGTCAAACACCACATAGATGCTGTGGCCAAGTTTACTG GCATCAAGACAGCCATCATAGTGGGTGGGATGGCGCAACAGAAGCAGAGGAGGCTGTTGAATCACAGGCCAGAAATCATCATCGCCACTCCTGGACGTCTGTGGGACTTGATCAAAGAGAAGCATCCACACCTTCTCAACCTCAAACAGCTCAA GAGCTTAGTGATCGACGAAGCCGACCGCATGGTAGAACGAGGCCACTTCGCCGAGCTGGATTCTCTTCTGGAGATGCTGAACACCACTCAACTCAATCCTAAGAGGCAAAACTTTGTGTTTTCCGCCACGCTGACCATGATCCACAACCTACCCATGCGTGTgctgcagaagaagaagaaggagcagCTGACTGACAAGGTGGCGCTCCTAATGGCCAAAGTAGGGATCAATTCCAAGCCCAAAGTCGTCGACCTGACCAGGAAGCAGGCCACTGCGGAGACCTTGACCGAGACGCAGATTCACTGCCAGAAAGAGGACAAGGACTTTTTCCTCTACTACTTCCTGCTGCAGTATCCCGGGCGCACCATGGTGTTTGCCAACAGCATCGACTGCATCAAGCGACTCAACTCGCTGCTGAATATTCTAGACTACACGCCACTGCCGCTGCACGCCAACATGCACCAGAAGCAGCGGCTGAAAAACCTGGAGAGGTTTGCTGAGAAGGAGAG TTGTGTGTTGCTGACGACTGACGTAGCAGCAAGAGGTCTGGATATCCCCAATGTGCAGCATGTCATTCACTACCAG GTTCCTCGCACATCCGAAACATACGTCCATCGCAGTGGCCGGACAGCCAGAGCTACAAACGAGGGTCTAAGTTTGCTTCTCATCGGCCCTGACGACGTGAtgaacttcaaaaagatttacaAGAACCTCGAAAAGGATGAGGAGCTGCCCAGGTTTCCTGTGGAGCTCCACTTTATGGAGGCAATCAAG GAGCGTGTCAACCTGGCCAGACAGATCGAAAAGGTTGAGTTCTACAACAGCAGGCAAAAACAACACAACTCCTGGTTCAAGCAAGCAGCAGAAGCTATGGAGATCGACCTTGACGAAGATCTCTTGCTAG GCAACGGGAGAGATGACGATGATCGGGGGCAACAGAAGATGGTGAAAGGGATGAAGAAACACTTGAAGCAGCTTCTCTCTCAGCCTGTGTTCAAGAGTTTAACAAAGACCAAGTACCCCACTGAGATGGGACGCCTGTCTCTGGCTAATCTGCCCATCAGAGGGGAGCAAAGCGCCCTCATGAGTGTGTCGGCACAGAAGAATGAAAAAACTGGGCCGCCGCAGCACCAAAAAAGAAAGGAGAAAAAACGTCGGCACTGA
- the LOC125980502 gene encoding ubiquitin thioesterase OTUB2 — protein MEAGTLVSDREDVSVLFEQQKHSRKCQELSGLFSSVRRVRGDGNCFYRAFCFAYLESLLHDVKALQRFKEKIITTSEHLASAGFDQSSFQLHLNTVLNVIEHCEGSERDEMLFRFFNDRMTSDSVVQYLRLLTSAHLQNHADDFCNFVEAPSLQVYCHQEVEAMGMECDHVDILALTQALDICIHIVSMDGEDGQLVHHVIPDGAEPSMHLLHHVSHFSILGPRPPP, from the exons ATGGAGGCTGGCACTCTGGTGTCTGACAGAGAAGACGTCTCTGTGCTCTTcgaacaacaaaaacattccaGAAAATGTCAA GAATTGAGCGGCTTGTTCTCCTCCGTGAGGAGAGTGCGAGGCGATGGAAATTGTTTTTACAGAGCCTTTTGTTTCGCCTATCTGGAGTCACTTCTGCACGATGTTAAGGCTTTGCAAag ATTCAAGGAGAAAATCATCACGACCAGCGAACACCTCGCCTCTGCAGGATTTGACCAGAGTTCCTTCCAGCTCCACTTGAACACA GTCCTCAATGTCATCGAGCATTGCGAGGGCAGCGAACGGGATGAAATGCTGTTCAGGTTCTTCAACGACCGCATGACGTCGGACAGTGTGGTGCAGTACCTGCGCCTGCTCACCTCCGCACACCTGCAGAACCACGCAGATGATTTCTGCAATTTTGTAGAAGCACCCAGTCTGCAGGTCTACTGTCATCAA GAAGTAGAAGCAATGGGGATGGAATGTGATCATGTGGACATCCTGGCTCTGACTCAGGCGCTGGACATCTGCATCCATATTGTCTCAATGGACGGCGAAGATGGGCAGTTGGTGCACCACGTTATCCCTGATGGGGCCGAGCCCTCCATGCACCTTCTCCACCACGTATCCCACTTTAGCATTCTGGGTCCACGACCACCACCCTGA
- the LOC125980503 gene encoding bone morphogenetic protein 8A-like — MAFTSVAVIALMCSSVMAAIVSQPKQEDALPQDFTRCHGESLQSIRKELLTALNLETEPLLPKGSRKQWNATAERLRRAVAAMPVSPGSFPDDGHDASGCCGETLEVSMTDLGWDNWMIYPEHVTWMHCAPCGYSASCRPQPNVLQRDDLQVQAPCCQPTAQKNVPVVYMDEWNTIVITSMPLTSRCGCLGIIQPPQE, encoded by the exons ATGGCCTTCACCTCCGTCGCTGTGATAGCACTGATGTGCTCCTCCGTGATGGCAGCAATTGTCTCGCAGCCCAAGCAAGAAGATGCGCTGCCGCAAGACTTCACCAG GTGCCATGGTGAGTCCTTGCAGTCCATCCGAAAGGAGCTCTTGACTGCTCTCAACCTGGAGACCGAACCACTGTTGCCCAAGGGCAGCAGGAAGCAGTGGAACGCAACTGCTGAGCGACTCAGGAGGGCTGTGGCAGCAATGCCAG TCTCTCCCGGCTCCTTCCCTGATGATGGCCACGATGCCTCAGGATGCTGTGGCGAGACCTTAGAGGTTTCCAtgacag ATCTCGGCTGGGACAATTGGATGATCTATCCTGAGCATGTCACCTGGATGCACTGCGCCCCCTGTGGCTACAGCGCGTCGTGCAGGCCTCAGCCCAACGTCCTCCAACGTGATGACTTGCAG GTCCAGGCACCATGTTGCCAGCCCACCGCCCAGAAAAATGTGCCTGTCGTGTACATGGACGAGTGGAACACCATTGTCATCACCTCCATGCCCCTGACCAGCCGCTGCGGCTGCTTGGGCATCATTCAGCCTCCCCAGGAGTAA